The DNA region GAGCTCGGCATAGCAGGCCGCGTCCGGCAGTCGCATCCGCATCTCCGCCAGCCGCCCCGGATTCGGGTCGCATACGGCAACCAGCCGGGCTCCCTCCGTATTCTCGATCGCCTCGATATGTTTGCCCGCGATATGTCCGCATCCCGCGATCGCAAAATTCATCGTATCGCCCCTCCTCTATAATTTCTTCCATCCGGACCAATGTCTCTCAGGGTGCCCGGGTAATCTTCCGGCAAATAGCGCCGCGCCTTTTTTCGCTCGTCCCTTTTTTCCAGAGCCAACGCCAGGCTTAACGCCGCAAACAAACCGGCGAAGGCCGCCAGCGCGATATTGAGCATTTTGCGCGGGCTGACCGGGATCGCCGCCTCCTCCATGCTCGCCGAATCCAAAATCGAGACGTTGGCGTCCGCGATGATTTCCTTGGATCTGGCCACGAACGTTTCCGCAAAAGCGTTGGCGATCGCTACCGCTTCTTTGGGGTCGCTCCCGGTGTAAGACAGCAAGATGACCAGCGTTCCCGGATCGGTCCGCACCCTGACTTTCTTCAGCAGTTCGGTGGCGGATTGCGGCGCGGAAACCTTGTTTTTGACCTCGGAGGCGATATACCGGCTTTGGATCGTATCCTCGTATGTTTTCGTCAGCATTTGGCTGGCCAAAAATTCGTTATATGTACTGGAATCCGGCTTGGATACGATATTGGCCACCAGGCTGACGTCGGCCCGGTAAGCCGGGCTTACAAGCTCGTTCGCCAGCACGGCCGCGCCGATGCATAGCGCGATTACGGCCGCAAAAGCGATACAATGGCGTTTGACCGCTCTGCCCAAAAACTCAATGTCCATGAAGCTTCACCTCATTTGCGGAATAACTTGGCCCGGGGGAAGTCCGGCAAGCGGACACCGTTTCTTCCGCACGCGCCGGGAAAGCATCAGCCTCGGCCCCCGCTCCTTCCGCCGGCCTTCCTCCCTGCTCCGCTGCCGGCCGGCCGGCAAGCACAGCCTCGGCAAGCTCCTCCATGTTCAGGCTGATCATGCCGTAGCGTTCGGCAAGCCGGCGAAAATGGTTCGCCAGCCGTTTCAGCGCCCGCATGCCCGCCTCCTCCGCGGCGTTGTAGGGATGAAACCACAGGTGGTACACCTGCCCGTGTTTCGCCGCGTGCGTCATGCTGCGCCGCATCCGGTACAGCCTCAGCGGCTCCAGCCAGCCGAGCCAACGCGGCGGCGAGCGGAAGAAAAAGCTGGCCGGCAAGCTCAAAGGCGCCTTGGGGGCGAGCGACTCCGCCGGATAGGTATGGTGGCCGGTCAGGTTGAAATAGCTGTCCGCCAGCCTAAGCGCTCGCTTCAGCGGGGGATCGGAAACGGAATATCCGTCCCGGTACAGCCAGTGCTGCGGGTTGCCGCGATACGTCTTGATGCCAAGCTCCGCAAGCCGGCCGACGTATTTGCGGCGGATCTGATTGCGGGGCAGCACCAGGCTTTCGAGGGGGATTCCCCGTTTAGCGGCAACGTCCGCCGCGGCCTGCAGGTCGCTGTAAAATTGCCGTTCGGTTTGTCCTTTTTCCAATGAATAATAATGCGAAAACGTGTGGGAACCGATTCTTTGGCCGGGGGTGGAGCGAATCCGCTCGATCAGCGACAGCGCAAAATGATGGGGATCATCGTCCTCCCCTTGTCCGACGCCGCCGCCCGCGATATGCCCGTAAGGGGACAAACGGGGATCCGAGTATGCCGGCTTAAGCGCGGGCAGCCCCTGAAGCATCTCTTCCTTGCCGGCAAAAAAGAGCAGCCCCACGGTCGCCCAAGTGGCATGAATGCCGCGATCGCGGAATAAATCTAGTATTTCGGCAATTCTTTCGCGTTCGCCGCCCCATTTTTCCGCATACTCATCAATGCTGCAAAGATCCCGGACGCCCCAATACAGTTCGAAATCCAGCGATACCACCAAAATCCCCCGTTTAGTCTCCATACCTACCATTCCTTTGTTGGAATAATCCGCATCCTATCGTCCGCATAACGTTTTGCTATATTGTGTTATATTCAGGGCGCCGCCGTTTTAGTAGTCAAATGCAAAAAAGAACGCCCGGGGGGCGCTCCTTAAGTGGTTTTGTCAACCGGATTTATTTGATGACGACGCCGGAATTGGTCGCGGACGACGTCTTGATGGTGTAGGAGGAGGCGGAAATTCTATTGTTTGCCAAGGTGATGTTTTTTTGCACGTAGCTGCGGAGATACGTCGTGAGGTCGATGCCTCCCCCCCGCCGCACGCGGATGACGTTATCCTTGATCAGCCCTTGGTCGGCGTTTTGCCAGGTCCAAATTCCCCGTTCCCCGTTGTTGATCGTATTGGACAAAACCCGGAAATCGCGG from Paenibacillus macerans includes:
- a CDS encoding YveK family protein, which gives rise to MDIEFLGRAVKRHCIAFAAVIALCIGAAVLANELVSPAYRADVSLVANIVSKPDSSTYNEFLASQMLTKTYEDTIQSRYIASEVKNKVSAPQSATELLKKVRVRTDPGTLVILLSYTGSDPKEAVAIANAFAETFVARSKEIIADANVSILDSASMEEAAIPVSPRKMLNIALAAFAGLFAALSLALALEKRDERKKARRYLPEDYPGTLRDIGPDGRNYRGGAIR
- a CDS encoding polysaccharide deacetylase family protein, producing METKRGILVVSLDFELYWGVRDLCSIDEYAEKWGGERERIAEILDLFRDRGIHATWATVGLLFFAGKEEMLQGLPALKPAYSDPRLSPYGHIAGGGVGQGEDDDPHHFALSLIERIRSTPGQRIGSHTFSHYYSLEKGQTERQFYSDLQAAADVAAKRGIPLESLVLPRNQIRRKYVGRLAELGIKTYRGNPQHWLYRDGYSVSDPPLKRALRLADSYFNLTGHHTYPAESLAPKAPLSLPASFFFRSPPRWLGWLEPLRLYRMRRSMTHAAKHGQVYHLWFHPYNAAEEAGMRALKRLANHFRRLAERYGMISLNMEELAEAVLAGRPAAEQGGRPAEGAGAEADAFPARAEETVSACRTSPGPSYSANEVKLHGH